A single window of Cellulomonas sp. NTE-D12 DNA harbors:
- a CDS encoding AzlC family ABC transporter permease, whose protein sequence is MTQDAPVEVPDEPAGHPLRGAVRTLGRAQVRDILLLCVADGLVGASFGAITVAAGMPWWYPTLLSVVVFAGAGQFLVVGVLAAGGSPVAAAAAAILVNARHIPFGFAVRDAVGSGLLRRLVGTHVMIDESVAWALAQPTPARRRAAFWLCGSLLFVFWNVGVGLGALGGSALTDTSALGLDAAFPAVLLALVMPSLRQRRTRRAAVVGAGVAVASTPLLPAGLPVLLALAGLAARGRARTAGLDAAGRPTTETTTDGPATAGPTAPGSAADDDALGGSS, encoded by the coding sequence ATGACCCAGGACGCGCCCGTCGAGGTGCCCGACGAGCCCGCCGGCCACCCGCTGCGCGGCGCCGTCCGGACGCTCGGCCGGGCGCAGGTGCGCGACATCCTGCTGCTCTGCGTGGCGGACGGCCTGGTCGGCGCCTCGTTCGGCGCGATCACCGTCGCCGCCGGCATGCCGTGGTGGTACCCGACCCTGCTGTCGGTGGTGGTGTTCGCCGGAGCCGGGCAGTTCCTGGTGGTCGGCGTGCTGGCCGCCGGCGGCAGCCCGGTCGCCGCGGCGGCGGCCGCGATCCTGGTCAACGCACGGCACATCCCGTTCGGGTTCGCGGTGCGCGACGCCGTCGGGTCCGGACTGCTGCGCCGGCTGGTCGGCACGCACGTGATGATCGACGAGTCGGTCGCCTGGGCCCTCGCCCAGCCGACCCCAGCCCGGCGGCGGGCGGCGTTCTGGCTGTGCGGGTCGCTGCTGTTCGTGTTCTGGAACGTCGGCGTCGGGCTCGGCGCCCTGGGCGGCAGCGCGCTGACCGACACCTCGGCCCTCGGCCTCGACGCGGCGTTCCCGGCGGTGCTGCTGGCGCTGGTGATGCCGTCGCTGCGGCAGCGGCGCACGCGGCGGGCGGCCGTGGTGGGCGCCGGTGTCGCTGTGGCGAGCACGCCGCTGCTGCCGGCGGGGCTGCCGGTGCTGCTGGCGCTCGCAGGGCTGGCGGCGCGGGGACGGGCGAGGACCGCGGGACTCGATGCGGCGGGGCGGCCGACGACGGAGACCACGACGGACGGACCCGCGACCGCGGGGCCGACGGCGCCGGGTTCCGCGGCCGACGACGATGCCCTGGGAGGCTCGTCGTGA
- a CDS encoding AzlD domain-containing protein, which produces MIAHGTLIGVAVAVGAATYAFRAAGPWLGERLRIPEAVEQLMADSAVVLLTALVVVATFFDGHAFAGPSRVIGVAVGAVLAWRRASFVLVVVAAAGTTAVLRLLGMP; this is translated from the coding sequence GTGATCGCGCACGGGACGCTGATCGGCGTCGCGGTGGCCGTCGGCGCCGCGACCTACGCGTTCCGAGCGGCGGGGCCGTGGCTCGGCGAGCGCCTGCGGATCCCGGAGGCGGTGGAGCAGCTGATGGCCGACTCGGCGGTGGTGCTGCTCACGGCGCTCGTCGTCGTCGCGACGTTCTTCGACGGGCACGCCTTCGCCGGGCCGTCCCGGGTGATCGGCGTGGCGGTCGGCGCCGTGCTGGCGTGGCGGCGGGCGTCCTTCGTCCTGGTCGTCGTCGCGGCCGCCGGCACCACCGCCGTGCTGCGGCTGCTCGGCATGCCCTGA
- a CDS encoding TM0106 family RecB-like putative nuclease has product MVLDDGTLAFSASDLSAAAACEFAVLRTLDGLLGRGAPVRAAADVMLERVARLGGEHEQRVLRSLVREHGVWSPGGSGGVAQLARPERYDVRDALVAGHARTVELLRDGPDVLYQAGFFDGRFVGWADFLVRTADGWQVVDAKLARNAAVVAVLQLAAYADQLERSGMPLAPTVRLVLGDGSSTEHRLADVVPVYRQRRARLQALLDGHRLGDRPVMWGDERFHACGRCDVCAPEAAAARDLLLVAGVFAGQREKLRAAGVRTIDELAAGDGPVPGMSDGSVRRLRLQARLQVAQEHGTVGTGLPEGAGLERGIAVTLADADAVAATLPPPDPGDIFFDFEGDPLWYDAAAAGSDAWGLEYLFGVVELPSEPGAEPVFRPFWAHSRAEEREALVAFLDYLGRRRAQHPGMHVYHYAPYERVALLRLAGRHGVGEAVVDALLREGVLVDLYASVRAGVRTGQPSYSLKQLEPLYMPEHRTGEVTTAAASIVEYAEAVAARDAGRLDEWRARVEEIGRYNEYDCLSTLGLRDWLLAHLAAAGRGPARAVVTGPAGAEAVGARLVGGGEGVGAAADDEKASADAALTALEQRLMDAAGPGPGEGVAREPDRQAIALVAAALRYHRREELPFWWAHFDRLSSEPADWTDRRNTFVAEAVEVQQRWMSVGRQLPRRRLSMTGRLEPGSELRPGSAVYGLYDPPAPVGAHGSVDGSRGWRTQLLVLEVAPQDGHDVLLVEERLGKQEAPFDELPMALVPAPGPGTGPLRDAVRSLAEQVADSLPGLPDGAATDLARRRAPQDQGRRDLVLPRAEGPDDLPNTLVKALHQLGSSYLAVQGPPGTGKTHTGAQVIADLVAEGWRVGVVAQSHAVVENLLRCVAAAGVDPAAIGKQPSTEQMVAHGGPDPQAPWTWLRTDAAIAAFEDGHGGSGWVLGGTAWTFTNPNRLPDEPLDLLVVDEAGQFSLANTFAVAGAARRLLLLGDPQQLPQVSQGTHPEPVDHSALGWLMDGAATLPERYGYFLADTWRMHPALCAAVSRLSYDDRLRSAPAASRRSLSGVEPGVHGLLVEHGGNAVRSAAEAAVVADLVHDLVGRWWTDPGDADASTGRPLRPEDVLVVAAYNAQVSAVNQALAEAGLHGVPVGTVDKFQGRQAPVAILTTAASSPVDVRRGMGFLLNRNRLNVAVSRGQWCSFVVRSTALTDYLPGRPAQLAELGAFIALSTSHVVHLERSVVQVAF; this is encoded by the coding sequence ATGGTGCTCGACGACGGCACGCTGGCGTTCTCGGCGTCCGACCTCTCGGCGGCGGCGGCGTGCGAGTTCGCAGTGCTGCGGACCCTCGACGGGCTGCTGGGGCGAGGGGCCCCGGTGCGCGCCGCGGCCGACGTGATGCTCGAGCGGGTGGCCCGGCTGGGCGGGGAGCACGAGCAGCGGGTGCTGCGGTCGCTGGTGCGGGAGCACGGCGTCTGGTCACCTGGCGGGTCGGGCGGGGTCGCGCAGCTAGCGCGACCGGAGCGCTACGACGTGCGCGACGCGCTCGTCGCCGGCCACGCCCGCACGGTGGAGCTGCTCCGGGACGGCCCGGACGTGCTGTACCAGGCGGGGTTCTTCGACGGGAGGTTCGTCGGCTGGGCCGACTTCCTGGTGCGGACGGCCGACGGCTGGCAGGTGGTGGACGCCAAGCTCGCGCGCAACGCCGCCGTGGTGGCCGTCCTGCAGCTGGCGGCCTACGCCGACCAGCTCGAGCGGTCCGGTATGCCGCTGGCGCCGACCGTGCGGCTGGTGCTCGGGGACGGCTCGTCGACCGAGCACCGGCTGGCGGACGTGGTGCCGGTGTACCGGCAGCGGCGGGCTCGGCTGCAGGCGCTGCTCGACGGTCACCGGCTCGGCGACCGGCCGGTGATGTGGGGCGACGAACGGTTCCACGCGTGCGGACGGTGCGACGTGTGCGCGCCGGAGGCCGCTGCGGCACGGGACCTGCTGCTGGTGGCCGGGGTGTTCGCCGGTCAGCGGGAGAAGCTGCGGGCTGCCGGCGTCCGGACCATCGACGAGCTGGCGGCCGGCGACGGGCCCGTGCCCGGCATGTCCGACGGCAGCGTGCGTCGGCTGCGGCTGCAGGCGCGGCTGCAGGTGGCGCAGGAGCACGGGACGGTGGGCACCGGCCTGCCGGAGGGTGCCGGGCTGGAGCGCGGCATCGCCGTCACGCTGGCCGACGCGGACGCGGTCGCGGCGACGCTGCCGCCGCCGGACCCCGGCGACATCTTCTTCGACTTCGAGGGCGACCCCCTCTGGTACGACGCGGCGGCCGCCGGCTCGGACGCGTGGGGCCTGGAGTACCTGTTCGGCGTCGTGGAGCTGCCGTCCGAGCCCGGGGCCGAGCCGGTGTTCCGACCGTTCTGGGCGCACAGCCGTGCCGAGGAGCGGGAGGCGCTGGTCGCGTTCCTGGACTACCTGGGTCGACGGCGCGCCCAGCACCCCGGGATGCACGTCTACCACTACGCGCCCTACGAGCGAGTCGCTCTGCTGCGGCTGGCCGGTCGGCACGGCGTCGGCGAGGCGGTGGTCGACGCGCTGCTGCGCGAGGGCGTGCTGGTGGACCTGTACGCCTCCGTGCGCGCCGGCGTGCGGACGGGGCAGCCGTCGTACTCCCTCAAACAGCTCGAGCCGCTCTACATGCCGGAGCACCGCACGGGCGAGGTGACCACCGCGGCGGCCTCGATCGTCGAGTACGCCGAAGCGGTGGCGGCGCGGGACGCCGGGCGGCTGGACGAGTGGCGGGCGCGGGTCGAGGAGATCGGCCGGTACAACGAGTACGACTGCCTGTCGACACTCGGCCTGCGGGACTGGCTGCTGGCGCACCTCGCGGCCGCGGGGCGGGGACCGGCACGGGCCGTGGTGACCGGGCCCGCCGGCGCCGAGGCGGTGGGCGCGAGGCTGGTGGGGGGCGGCGAAGGCGTCGGAGCCGCGGCGGACGACGAGAAGGCGTCGGCCGATGCAGCGCTGACCGCGCTCGAGCAGCGGCTGATGGACGCCGCCGGGCCGGGGCCCGGCGAGGGTGTCGCGCGCGAACCCGACCGGCAGGCGATCGCCCTGGTCGCAGCGGCGTTGCGGTACCACCGACGGGAGGAGCTGCCGTTCTGGTGGGCGCACTTCGACCGGCTCAGCAGCGAGCCGGCGGACTGGACGGACCGCCGGAACACCTTCGTGGCCGAGGCCGTGGAGGTGCAGCAGCGCTGGATGTCGGTGGGGCGTCAGCTGCCCCGGCGGCGGCTGTCGATGACCGGACGGCTGGAGCCCGGCAGCGAGCTCCGTCCGGGGTCGGCGGTGTACGGGCTGTACGACCCGCCGGCGCCGGTGGGCGCGCACGGGTCCGTGGACGGGTCGCGCGGCTGGCGCACGCAGCTGCTGGTGCTGGAGGTGGCGCCGCAGGACGGGCACGACGTGCTGCTGGTGGAGGAGCGGCTCGGCAAGCAGGAGGCACCGTTCGACGAGCTGCCGATGGCGCTGGTGCCGGCGCCGGGACCGGGGACGGGCCCCTTGCGGGACGCCGTGCGGAGCCTCGCGGAGCAGGTGGCGGACAGTCTGCCCGGGCTGCCCGACGGCGCCGCGACGGATCTCGCCCGCCGGCGGGCTCCCCAGGACCAGGGTCGGCGTGATCTGGTGCTGCCGCGGGCCGAGGGTCCGGACGACCTGCCGAACACCCTGGTCAAGGCGCTGCACCAGCTCGGCTCGTCGTACCTGGCGGTGCAAGGACCGCCCGGCACGGGCAAGACGCACACCGGCGCCCAGGTGATCGCCGACCTGGTCGCCGAGGGCTGGCGGGTCGGTGTGGTGGCGCAGTCCCACGCCGTGGTCGAGAACCTGCTGCGGTGCGTCGCCGCCGCCGGCGTGGACCCGGCCGCGATCGGCAAGCAGCCGTCGACCGAGCAGATGGTGGCGCACGGCGGGCCGGATCCCCAGGCGCCCTGGACGTGGCTGCGCACCGATGCGGCGATCGCCGCGTTCGAGGACGGGCACGGCGGTTCCGGGTGGGTGCTGGGAGGCACCGCGTGGACGTTCACCAACCCGAACCGCTTGCCGGACGAGCCCCTCGACCTGCTGGTGGTGGACGAGGCGGGCCAGTTCAGCCTGGCGAACACGTTCGCGGTGGCCGGTGCGGCGCGGCGCCTGCTGCTGCTCGGGGACCCGCAGCAGCTGCCGCAGGTCAGCCAGGGGACCCACCCGGAACCGGTGGACCACTCCGCGCTCGGCTGGCTGATGGACGGGGCCGCCACGCTGCCCGAGCGGTACGGGTACTTCCTCGCCGACACGTGGCGGATGCACCCGGCGCTGTGCGCCGCGGTGTCGAGGCTGTCCTACGACGACCGGCTGCGGTCGGCACCGGCGGCGTCGCGGCGGTCGCTGTCCGGCGTGGAGCCGGGGGTGCACGGGCTGCTGGTCGAGCACGGCGGCAACGCGGTGCGGTCGGCGGCGGAGGCGGCGGTTGTCGCCGACCTGGTGCACGACCTGGTGGGCCGGTGGTGGACCGACCCGGGCGACGCCGACGCATCGACCGGCCGACCGCTGCGGCCGGAGGACGTGCTGGTGGTGGCCGCGTACAACGCGCAGGTGTCGGCGGTGAACCAGGCGCTGGCCGAGGCCGGGCTGCACGGCGTACCCGTCGGCACCGTCGACAAGTTCCAGGGACGGCAGGCGCCGGTCGCGATCCTCACCACGGCTGCGTCGTCACCGGTCGACGTGCGCCGGGGCATGGGGTTCCTGCTCAACCGGAACCGGCTCAACGTCGCGGTGTCCCGCGGGCAGTGGTGCTCGTTCGTGGTCCGCTCGACCGCGCTGACCGACTACCTCCCTGGCCGGCCGGCGCAGCTCGCGGAGCTCGGGGCGTTCATCGCCCTGAGCACCAGCCATGTGGTGCACCTCGAGCGGTCGGTGGTGCAGGTCGCCTTCTAG
- a CDS encoding HAD family phosphatase, translating to MLFDLDGTLIDSEPMWSAAVGTLVREHGHPWHPVDDAAIVGWSVPALVAEVLRRGVPLTEAEVVARLHRDVGGVLRRGMPWRPGARHLLAALHHSSIPLALVSATHSVVVDAVVASAPADVFTAVVSGDGPGRPKPSPDPYLHAAEALAVDPRRCIAVEDSPTGVRAALAAGTSTVAMDPTVELPADLVAHPRLRRVDGLDAVGRLVLGVHAW from the coding sequence GTGCTGTTCGACCTGGACGGCACCCTGATCGACTCCGAGCCGATGTGGTCGGCGGCCGTCGGCACCCTGGTGCGCGAGCACGGCCATCCGTGGCACCCGGTGGACGACGCGGCGATCGTCGGCTGGTCCGTCCCGGCCCTGGTGGCCGAGGTGCTGCGCCGCGGTGTGCCGCTCACGGAGGCCGAGGTGGTGGCGCGGCTGCACCGCGACGTCGGTGGCGTGCTGCGCCGTGGCATGCCGTGGCGACCGGGCGCCCGGCACCTGCTGGCGGCGCTGCACCACTCCAGCATCCCGTTGGCGCTGGTGTCCGCCACCCACTCTGTGGTGGTCGACGCCGTGGTGGCGTCTGCTCCCGCCGACGTGTTCACCGCGGTGGTCAGCGGCGACGGGCCCGGCCGGCCCAAACCGTCGCCGGATCCGTACCTGCACGCTGCCGAGGCGCTGGCGGTCGATCCCCGCCGTTGCATCGCGGTCGAGGACTCGCCGACCGGCGTCCGGGCCGCGCTCGCAGCGGGGACGTCGACGGTGGCGATGGACCCGACCGTCGAGCTGCCGGCCGACCTGGTGGCCCACCCGCGCCTGCGCCGCGTGGACGGCCTCGATGCGGTCGGCCGCCTGGTGCTCGGTGTGCACGCCTGGTGA
- a CDS encoding phosphotransferase — translation MTDQILRSAPTLAVFDELSKGAPAPSWLRDGVLEAWGFAADSTVTLITVSENATFLVREHGEPVAVTRVARPGYMGDALAFESELAWVAALAAARVARVPTGLTTAAGTYVATVRDDDGTPWTCVSFAFIEGDVLEDAADPVPFYAEIGGTTALLHEHASRWRPPTPFRRHAWTLRDMLGETARWGRWEDAPLTPGEVALLDRAQAAALDALADVRVGGPDWGLIHADLRPSNVMTDGYSLTVIDFDDCGYGWFGYDFAASLTFLEHVPYARAMAAEWLAGYQQVRPLTTQQLNRACAFSMVRRLQMLGWTTTHRADALPADLWAEQTSGTVEVAARYLKRRTWLIS, via the coding sequence ATGACCGACCAGATCCTGCGCAGCGCACCGACCCTCGCCGTGTTCGACGAGCTGTCGAAGGGAGCGCCCGCGCCGTCGTGGCTGCGCGACGGCGTGCTCGAGGCCTGGGGATTCGCGGCCGACTCGACGGTCACGCTGATCACCGTCTCGGAGAACGCGACGTTCCTGGTCCGGGAGCACGGCGAACCCGTCGCCGTCACCCGGGTGGCCCGGCCCGGCTACATGGGCGACGCCCTGGCGTTCGAGTCCGAGCTCGCGTGGGTCGCCGCGCTCGCCGCCGCCCGCGTGGCGCGAGTCCCCACCGGCCTGACGACGGCCGCCGGCACCTACGTCGCCACCGTCCGGGACGACGACGGCACGCCGTGGACCTGCGTGTCCTTCGCCTTCATCGAGGGCGACGTGCTGGAGGACGCCGCCGACCCGGTGCCCTTCTACGCAGAGATCGGCGGCACCACGGCGCTGCTGCACGAGCACGCCTCGCGCTGGCGGCCGCCGACGCCGTTCCGGCGGCACGCGTGGACGCTGCGGGACATGCTCGGCGAGACCGCCCGGTGGGGCCGCTGGGAGGACGCGCCGCTGACCCCCGGTGAGGTCGCGCTGCTGGACCGGGCGCAGGCCGCGGCGCTCGACGCGCTGGCCGACGTCCGCGTCGGCGGCCCCGACTGGGGCCTGATCCACGCCGACCTCCGGCCGTCCAACGTCATGACGGACGGGTACAGCCTCACGGTGATCGACTTCGACGACTGCGGCTACGGCTGGTTCGGGTACGACTTCGCCGCGTCCCTGACCTTCCTCGAGCACGTCCCCTACGCCCGCGCGATGGCGGCCGAGTGGCTCGCCGGCTACCAGCAGGTCCGCCCCCTGACCACGCAGCAGCTGAACCGGGCCTGCGCCTTCTCGATGGTGCGCCGGCTCCAGATGCTCGGGTGGACCACCACCCACCGTGCCGATGCGCTGCCCGCCGACCTGTGGGCGGAGCAGACCTCCGGAACGGTGGAGGTGGCGGCCCGCTACCTGAAGCGCCGGACGTGGCTGATCTCCTGA
- a CDS encoding aspartate aminotransferase family protein, producing MTSSAEAGRAAPLPDERRTVAPHEPALGLGGAPVGMPERTTAVATRSTIMDTNAYRADSGVPLSPRTAQLVARRQDVLGPSYRLFYRRPVHLVSGHGAHLVDADGADYLDVYNNVASVGHAHPRVAAAIAEQAATLNTHTRYLHDGIVGYGEQLLALLPEQIDRVMFCCTGSEANDLAVRVAQTATGGTGVVVTAEAYHGNTALTSGMSPALGTAQPLGTDVRVVPAPDLYRVRVGDPGDPAALGRWMADQVRTQIADLERHGIRFAAFLADSIFSSDGVHPDPAGYLRPVVEAVHQAGGVWIADEVQPGFARTGEAFWGFDRHGVVPDLVTTGKPMANGIPMSALAARSEVLAPFGEQIPYFNTFGGNPVAMAAAQAVLDVIHDEGLQRHAATVGARLLTELRHLAADHPSVGDVRGAGLYIGVDLVQDPVTRAPDTATALDVVEGLRDRYVLTSVCGPGNVLKLRPPLVFDDDDVDRLCTELDEVLTEVEHRPARH from the coding sequence ATGACCTCGTCAGCAGAGGCGGGCCGGGCGGCTCCCCTGCCCGACGAACGCCGCACCGTCGCACCGCACGAGCCCGCGCTCGGCCTCGGCGGTGCGCCCGTCGGCATGCCCGAGAGGACCACGGCCGTGGCCACGCGCTCGACGATCATGGACACCAACGCCTACCGAGCGGACTCCGGGGTGCCGCTGTCGCCCCGGACGGCACAGCTGGTGGCGCGTCGGCAGGACGTGCTCGGGCCGTCGTACCGGCTGTTCTACCGGCGGCCGGTGCACCTGGTGTCCGGGCACGGCGCGCACCTGGTGGACGCCGACGGGGCGGACTACCTGGACGTCTACAACAACGTGGCGTCCGTCGGGCACGCCCATCCGCGGGTGGCGGCGGCGATCGCCGAGCAGGCCGCGACGCTGAACACGCACACGCGGTACCTGCACGACGGGATCGTCGGCTACGGGGAGCAGCTGCTGGCGCTCCTGCCCGAGCAGATCGACCGGGTGATGTTCTGCTGCACCGGCTCGGAGGCCAACGACCTGGCCGTCCGAGTGGCGCAGACCGCCACCGGCGGGACCGGCGTGGTCGTCACCGCGGAGGCGTACCACGGGAACACGGCGCTGACCTCGGGGATGTCGCCGGCGCTCGGCACGGCGCAGCCGCTGGGCACCGACGTGCGCGTGGTGCCGGCGCCGGACCTGTACCGGGTGCGGGTGGGCGACCCCGGCGACCCCGCGGCGCTGGGCCGCTGGATGGCCGACCAGGTGCGGACGCAGATCGCCGACCTGGAGCGGCACGGCATCCGGTTCGCGGCGTTCCTGGCCGACTCGATCTTCAGCTCCGACGGCGTGCACCCCGACCCGGCCGGGTACCTGCGGCCGGTCGTCGAGGCGGTGCACCAGGCCGGGGGCGTGTGGATCGCCGACGAGGTGCAGCCGGGGTTCGCCCGGACCGGCGAGGCGTTCTGGGGGTTCGACCGCCACGGGGTTGTGCCGGACCTGGTGACGACGGGCAAGCCGATGGCCAACGGCATCCCCATGTCGGCGCTGGCGGCACGGAGCGAGGTGCTCGCACCGTTCGGCGAGCAGATCCCGTACTTCAACACCTTCGGCGGCAACCCCGTGGCGATGGCCGCGGCACAGGCGGTGCTGGACGTGATCCACGACGAGGGGCTGCAGCGGCATGCCGCGACCGTCGGCGCGCGCCTGCTGACCGAGCTGCGGCACCTGGCGGCCGACCACCCGAGCGTCGGCGACGTGCGCGGGGCCGGGCTGTACATCGGCGTGGACCTGGTGCAGGACCCGGTGACGCGGGCGCCGGACACCGCCACGGCGCTCGACGTGGTCGAGGGGCTGCGCGACCGGTACGTGCTCACCAGCGTGTGCGGGCCCGGCAACGTGCTGAAGCTGCGGCCTCCGCTGGTGTTCGACGACGACGACGTCGACCGGCTGTGCACCGAGCTGGACGAGGTGCTGACGGAGGTGGAGCACCGGCCCGCACGGCACTGA